The Nitrospira sp. sequence AATGTTTAAGCGTATGACAGAATCGATTCGGTTGTTTGTGACGGACGTGCGGGCGGAGATGAAAAAGGTTTCGTTTCCGAGTCGTGCAGAAACCGTCGGCTCAACAACGGTGGTCATTGTGTTCTGTATCCTAATGTCGTTGTACTTGTCCGTCATCGATTCATTCCTTTCATGGTTGGTGGGCAAGGTCATTTAGCCTCCTGAAAAATGGGTAGGAAGATTCCGCGGTAATTCATCGAAGACCTGAGGGTGGTGCATGACAAAGAACTGGTACGTCATCCATACGTACGCGGGTTTTGAGGGGCGCGTGAAGACCAGTCTCGTGGAGCGTGCGAATCAAATGGGGCTTGTCGAGAAGCTCGGGCAGGTGCTTGTTCCGACAGAAGATGTGATTGAAATCAAGGATGGCAAGCGACGCACCTCCCGGCGAAAGTTCTTTCCGGGTTATGTTCTTGTGGAACTGGAGTCTCCATTGGGGGATGAGACGTTGCAAATGATCAAGGAAACTCCAAAAGTGACAGGGTTTGTCGGAGGGGGCGCCGTGCCGACACCGCTGACCAGCGAGGAAGTGGAGTCCTTGCTCAAGCAAGTCGATGCGGGTCAGGCTGAACCACGCGAACAGGTCAAGTTTATCAAGAGCGACAACGTTCGCATCATCGATGGCCCATTCTTGGGGTTCAACGGTGTGGTTGATGAAGTCGATCAGGACCATAGCCGGTTGAAGGTCATGGTGAGCATATTCGGCCGGTCGACCCCGGTTGAATTAGGATTTTTACAAGTGGAACGGATATAGACCGATCGGCCGACGTCAGCCCAGATCACGGTTGACGTCAATAGCTGATTGCTGATCGCGTAAGGAGAAAGAGGAAGAAATGGCGAAAGAAGTGTCGGCGCAGATCAAGTTGCAAATTCCGGCTGGCAAGGCCAATCCAGCTCCTCCTGTCGGTCCCTCGCTGGGCCAGCATGGAGTCAATATCATGGAGTTCTGCAAGCAGTTCAATGCCAAGACCCAGAAGGACGGAGACAGTATCATCCCCGTCATTATTACGGTCTACAAGGATCGTACCTTCACCTTCGTGATGAAAACGCCGCCTGCTTCGGATCTCCTTAAAAAGGCCGCGGGGATCATCAAGGGGTCTGGTGTGCCGCAGAAAGATAAGGTTGGGAAAATCACGAGACAGCAATTGAACGAAATTGCCCGCAAAAAGATGGCGGATTTGAATGCGGCTGATGTGGAGGGGGCGGCCAAAATCATCGAGGGTACCGCCCGCAGCATGGGCGTCGTCATTCAAGGATAATAGCGAGAGCGAAGGAGCGGCAGGTATGGGAAAGAAAATGGATACGGCGATCAAGAACGTTGAGCCTCGCGTGTATGGATTGCGTGAGGCCGTTGAAACCGTGAAAAAATCGGCCTTTGCAAAGTTTGATGAGTCGGTGGATCTTGCGCTTAGGCTGGGAATCGATCCAAAACGCTCCGATCAGCTGGTTCGAGGAACGGCTTCGCTTCCCCACGGAACGGGGAAAAAGGTTCGTGTCCTCGTGTTTGCAAAAGGCGAAAAGGAGCAGGAGGCGCGTCAAGCGGGTGCCGACTACGTCGGGGCTGATGACTTGATGGAAAAAATCAAGGGTGGATGGATGGATTTCGATTGCGCGATCTCCACGCCTGATCTTATGGCCTCGGTCGGAAAACTCGGTAAGGTGCTGGGGCCTCGGGGATTGATGCCGAATCCTAAGACGGGGACAGTCACTTTCGAGGTTGGAAAGGCTGTCGCGGACATCCGAAAGGGTCGTGTGGAGTTCAAGGTCGAAAAGGCCGGTATCGTGCACGTACCGGTTGGGAAAGTGTCGTTCGATCCGACGAAACTGTACGACAATGCCTCGGCCATCCTTGAATCCGTCATCAAGGCTAAGCCGGCCTCATGCAAAGGGCGTTATCTCAAGAGCGCCACGATTTCCAGCACGATGGGTCCCGGTGTGAAATTGGATACCGTCGCGCTGACGAAGCAGTGGAGTTAGTCGAACGACGTCTTTCGTCACGCGTCCGTCAGGGCACCCATGGTTCCTGGTCGACGACTCATCAGTGACGGTTGACGATTCTTCGAAGAAGGAGAGCGATGAAGAAGGAAGAGAAAGTTACAGCGGTGGCGGAATTGGCCGAAAAGTTCGGTCGCGCTCGTCTCGCCATCTTGACTGAATGTGTCGGCCTGCCTGTGAACCAGGTCACAGAGTTGCGAAAGCAGCTCCGTGGGGCGAAGGCCGAATATCGTATCGTGAAAAATACGTTGGCGGCTCGTGCCGCCGAGGGCACGGTGTTGGCCGGCCTCAAGGCGCATCTCAAAGGTCCGACCGGGGTGGTCATCGGGTACGACGACCCTGTGTTGCCGACCAAAGTTCTGAAGGATTTCATCGGCGCGGAGAAGCGAGAAGAAAAGATTCGCATGACGGCCGGAGTGCTGGAAGGGAAGATCCTCCAGCCCGCAGAGCTGGCCGCCGTTGCGAAACTGCCGAAGAAAGAAGTTCTCGTGGCCATGCTGCTCTCGGCCATGCAAGGGCCGATTCGCGGCGTCGTCTATACGTTGAACGCGGTTTTATCGAAGTTCGTCAGAGTCATTGCAGCCATTCAGGATAAACGGAAAGGAGAAGGGGACATGCCAGCTACGGAAGGGAAATTGTCGCAGGAAGAATTGATCAAGGCGATCGAAAGCATGAGTGTGCTCGATCTTGCTGAACTGGTGAAGGGGTTGGAAACGCGGTTTGGCGTGACGGCAGCGGCTCCGGTCGCGATGGCAGCAGCGCCGGCTGCAGGTGGTGGAGCAGCGGCTCCTGCCGAGGAAAAGACGGCATTCGACGTCATCCTCGCGTCCGCTCCGGCTGATAAGAAGATCCAAGTCATCAAGGTGGTGCGCGAGCTCACCAGCCTCGGACTCAAAGAAGCCAAAGACCTTGTGGAAGGGGCGCCCAAGCCGGTCAAGGCCGGCGTGACCAAGGAAGAAGCCGATACGATGAAGAAGAAGCTCGAAGAAAGCGGTGCCAAGGTCGAAGTCAAGTAAGCACATTCGTCATAGCTACTGGGTATTCGTTAGTCGGTGAGGCTGACGACGGTCGTCTTTTCATGAGCGTGTTATGACTGGTGACTGCTGTTCACCATCAACCCGCGTGGAGGAGTAGGCATGTCCGAAACGACTCTACAGGAGTTCGTCGAGCGGAAAGATTATTCTCGTATTCGAACCAACATCGATATTCCGGATTTGATTGAAATCCAAAAGCGTTCCTACGAAGAATTTTTGCAGCTTGAAGTCGAGCCGGAACGTCGGAAGGATCATGGACTGCAGGCGGCGTTGGCCAGTGTCTTCCCGATCCCGGACTATAACAATACGGCGGTACTCGAATTTTCGAGCTACACGTTAGGGACACCGAAATACGACGAACGCGAATGTCTTGAGCAGGGTATGACCTTTGCGGTTCCGTTGAAGCTGCGTGTCCGTTTGGTCGTGTTTGATAAGGAGGATAAGGGACCTCGGAAGAAAGTGCTGGATGTGCGCGAGCAGGAGGTCTATGTCGGTGAATTGCCGTTGATGACTGAGCGAGGCACGTTCATCGTCAATGGAACGGAGCGAGTCGTCGTCAGCCAGCTTCACCGATCTCCTGGCGCGTCGTTCACACACGACAAGGGACGCACCCATGCGAGCGGCAAAGTGTTGTACTCGGCACGAATTATTCCCTATCGAGGCTCTTGGCTCGATTTTGAGTTCGATGCGAGAGACATCCTGTATGTGCGCATCGATCGCCGCCGGAAGATGCCGACTACCATCTTATTGAAGGCTTTTGGGTTTTCGAGCGACGATTTGCTCAAAATGTACTACCCGGTCGAAGAAATTCGGGTATCGAAGGGCAAGATGTTCCGCAAGTTGGACCCGGAAATCCATCATGGGCTTCGGTGTTCCGCAGAGGTGACGGACAAGGGTGGCAAGGAACCGATAGTCCGGGAAGGCGCCAGGCTGACGAAAGGCATGATCGCCAAACTGAAGGCGTCGGGCGTGAAGGAAATTCCCATGCTTCCGACCGAGTTGGTGGGGCGTGCCATTCTCACGGAATTGCTCGATTCGAAGAAGAACAAGCTGGCGGAAAAGAATCAGCGCTTGACCCCCGAGATCGTCGAACAGATTGTCGAGAGCGATGTTGAGGAATTTAAGGTCATCTATCTCGATATGGCCACCGCGACGCCGGTGATCCTCGATACGTTGGAAATGGAGAAAATCGGGTCGAAGGAGGAAGCGATGGTGGAAATCTATCGCCGTCTCCGTCCCGGTGAGACTCCGTCCGTCGATACGGCACGGGCGTTGTTCGACAATTTATTCTTGAACTCGAAACGCTACGATTTGTCCCCGGTCGGCCGGCTCAAGCTCAACAAGAAACTTGGATTGGATCTGCCGCTCGATCAGCGCACCCTGACCGCTCAGGACATCGTGGAAGTCATCCGCTACCTCGTGAACCTGAAAATCGGAAAAGGCGAAATCGACGACATCGACCACTTGGGCAATCGCCGTGTACGGTCGGTCGGTGAGCTGCTCGAAAATCAGTTCCGGCTGGGCCTGGTTCGCATGGAGCGAAGCATCAAGGAGCGCATGAATCTCCTCGATATGGAAACGGTACTGCCCCACGATCTGATCAACGCGAAACCGGTGGTCGCGGCCGTCAAGGAGTTCTTCAGCAGCAGCCAGCTGTCTCAATTTATGGACCAAACGAACCCGCTGGCTGAAATCACGCATAAGCGACGACTGTCAGCGCTTGGTCCGGGCGGACTCACGAGAGAGCGGGCCGGGTTCGAAGTCCGAGACGTGCATCCGTCCCACTACAGTCGAATTTGTCCGATCGAAACGCCGGAAGGTCCGAACATTGGGTTGATTACATCCCTGGCGACCTATGCGCGCATCAACCAGTTTGGGTTCATTGAGGCACCCTATCGAAAGGTTGTCAAAGGGCGTGTCACCGATGAAATTGAATTTCTCTCAGCGATCGAAGGTGACAAATATATCATCGCCCAAGCCAACTCAAAATTAGATGGAACGAACAGGTTGGTTTCAGAGACGGTCTCCTGTCGTCACGGGGGAGACTTTGTGTTGGCGGCTCCGGATAAGATCGAGTACATGGACGTCTCGCCGAAGCAAGTGGTGAGTGTGGCGACCGCCCTCGTGCCATTTTTGGAGCACGACGACGCCAATCGCGCGCTAATGGGTTCCAACATGCAACGCCAAGCGGTTCCCTTGGTGACGTCCGAATCTCCTCTCGTCGGGACCGGAATGGAGGCCGTGGTCGCTCGAGATTCAGGATATGTCATCCAGGCTCGTCGTGCCGGGGTCGTAGAAAGTGTCGATGCAACCCGTATCGTCGTGCGGGCCGATGCGAAAGACGGCAAGAAGGGTAAGGATTCCGGGTTAGACGTCTATGACCTGATCAAGTTCCAGCGGTCGAACCAAAACACCTGCATCACCCAGACTCCTGTGGTCCGAATCGGGCAGCCGGTCAAGAAAGGACAGGTATTGGGAGACGGGCCTGCGATCGATCATGGAGAGCTCGCGCTAGGGAAGAATGTGCTCGTCGCGTTCATGCCATGGGGAGGCTACAACTTCGAAGACGCCATTTTGCTCAGCGAGAAGTTGGTCCGCGAAGACGCCTTCACCTCGATCCACATCGAAGAGTTCGAGGTGGAAGCCCGGGATACCAAACTGGGTAAGGAGGACGTCACGCGGGATATTCCCAATGTCGGCGAAGAGGCGCTCAGGAATCTGGACGAGAGCGGGATTATCCGTATCGGGGCGGAAGTGAAGCCGGGCGACATTCTGGTGGGTAAAGTCACGCCCAAAGGCGAGACCCAGCTGACCCCAGAAGAAAAGCTGCTCCGGGCGATCTTTGGCGAGAAGGCCGGCGATGTGAAGGATACGTCGTTGACTGTGCCTCCTGGAGTGGAGGGCATCGTGGTCGACGTCAAGATCTTCTCGCGTAAAGGGCTCGACAAGGACGAACGTTCGAAGAGCATCGAGACCGATGACCAGATGAAGTTACAGCGTGACCACCATGAAGAGCTGCGGATCATCGATGAAGAAAAGACGAAGAAGATTCGGAAGTTGTTGCTCGGCAAGGTCGTAGGTCGCGATCTCATGGATCCGGAGAGCGGCGACGTTATTTTGAAGAAGAAGGGCAAGCTGACAGCGGAGATTCTCAGACGATTGCCCGACGATACGGTACGGCACATCATTCTGAGCGATCCTGACGAACAAAAAGAACTGGAAGACGTCGAACGGCGCGCGAAAGAACAGATTGAGATTCTCCAGACTCTGTACGACGAGAAAGTCGGCCGCTTGAAACGGGGCGATGAATTGCCTCCCGGTGTGATCAAGCTCGTCAAGGTCTACATCGCGATGAAGCGCAAGATCCAAGTCGGTGACAAGATGGCCGGCCGTCATGGGAACAAGGGCGTGGTATCGCGGGTCTTGCCCGAGGAGGACATGCCCTATTTACCGGACGGGACCCCTGTGGAAATCGTGCTGAATCCACTCGGCGTGCCGTCGCGTATGAACGTAGGGCAAATTCTGGAAACCCATCTTGGATGGGCGGCCAGGGCTTTGGGGATCAAGGTGGCGAGTCCGGTGTTTGATGGAGCATCGGAGAAGGAAATCAAGGACCTGTTGAAGAAGGCGAAGCTGCCGACGAGCGGTCAAACCCAGCTGATCGATGGGAAGACTGGCGAACAGTTCGGCAGTCCGGTGACGGTCGGATATATGTACGTGCTCAAGCTCCACCATTTGGTAGACGACAAAATCCACGCACGGTCCATTGGCCCGTACTCACTCGTGACCCAGCAGCCACTTGGCGGTAAGGCTCAATTCGGTGGCCAGCGTCTGGGAGAAATGGAAGTCTGGGCGTTGCAAGCCTACGGTGCGGCTTCGACCCTGCAGGAATTCCTCACCGTGAAATCCGACGATGTGCCGGGCCGGTCACGCATGTACGAAGCGATCGTCAAGGGCGAGCCTTTCCTCGAACCAGGGTTGCCTGAGTCGTTCAACGTGTTGGTCAAGGAATTACAGAGCTTGGGACTCGATGTAGAGTTGGTCAAGACGCAAGACTAACCGCTTGTGTGCCGGTGAAAAACCGGCATCAGAGGAGGTCACTACCTTGGAAGGCGTATATACATTATTCGAAAAACAACGGGATTCGGTGTCGTTCGATTCAATGCGCATTCGCATTGCATCGCCCGAGAAGATCCGGTCCTGGTCGTACGGTGAAGTCAAGAAGCCGGAAACGATCAACTATCGGTCGTTCAAACCGGAAAAAGATGGGCTGTTCTGCGCCAAGATTTTCGGCCCCACCAAGGACTGGGAATGCAATTGTGGCAAGTACAAGCGCATGAAGCATCGCGGAATTGTCTGCGATAAGTGCGGCGTCGAAGTCATTCAATCGAAGGTTCGTCGTGAGCGTATGGGGCATATCGAATTGGCCGCGCCTGTCGCGCATATTTGGTTTCTGAAGGGTGTGCCAAGCCGGATTGGAACCTTGCTCGACATGAGCCTCAAGCAGTTGGAGAAGATTCTCTACTTTGAAAGCTATGTGTGCGTGGACCCGGGCTCTACCGATCTGTCGGAAAAGGAATTGGTCCCGGAGGATAAGCTTCGCACGCTCATCTCAGAATTCGGTTCAAGTGGGTTCAAGGTTGGGATTGGTGCCGAAGCCATCCGTGACTTATTGAGGAAGATCGATATCAATGCGCTATGGGATGACCTACAAGTAAAGGCGAAAGCGTCGACATCGGCGGCCATGAAGAAGAAGTACGCCAAGCGTCTCAAAGTCTTGGAGGCGTTTCGCAAGTCCGGGAACAAACCGGAGTGGATGATCATGGATGTCATCCCGGTGCTGCCTCCCGAGCTGCGCCCGTTGGTTCCCCTTGATGGCGGACGGTTTGCCACGTCCGACCTGAACGATCTCTATCGTCGTGTCATCAATCGGAATAATCGGTTGAAGCGGTTGATGGAGCTCAAGGCGCCTGGCGTCATCATCAGGAACGAGATGCGGATGCTGCAGGAAGCTGTGGATGCCCTGTTCGACAACGGTCGGCGCGGACGCGCGATTCGTGGACCCAACAAGCGTCCGCTGAAATCGTTGAGCGATATGTTGAAGGGCAAGCAGGGCCGGTTCCGTCAGAACCTCCTGGGGAAGCGCGTTGATTATTCCGGCCGTACCGTCATCGTCGTCGGCCCTGAGCTGCGTCTCCATCAATGTGGTTTGCCTAAGAAAATGGCGCTGGAGTTGTTCAAGCCCTTCATTTTCCACAAGCTCGAAGCTCGGGGAGCGGCAACTACCATTAAGAGCGCCAAGCGACTGGTCGAAAAAGAGCGGCCGGAGGTTTGGGATGTTCTTGACGAAGTGATTCGTGAGCATCCCGTGTTGCTGAATCGTGCTCCGACGCTCCACCGGCTGGGCATTCAAGCGTTCGATCCCGTGCTGGTCGAAGGTAAGGCGATTCGATTGCATCCGCTCGTCTGCGCGGCGTTCAACGCGGACTTCGACGGAGATCAGATGGCGGTGCATGTGCCGTTGTCTGTCGAGGCGCAGGTCGAAGCGCGGGTCCTGATGATGTCGATCAACAACATTCTGTCGCCGGCCAACGGCAAGCCGATCGCGGTCCCGTCTCAGGATATGGTGCTAGGGTGTTATTGGCTGACAAAAGAACGGCTTGGTGCAAGGGGCGAGGGCAAGGTGTTTGGGTCTCCCGAAGAAGTTCGGATCGCCTTCGACGCGCGAGAAGTGGAAGAGCATGCGCGGATCAAGGTCCGCCTCGCGGGCGCGATGGTGCAAACGACTGTCGGTCGTGTGTTGCTTTCGGAAATCCTTCCTCAAGGCTTGCCGTTCGCCAATGCGAACAGGCTCATGACCAAGAAGGAGATGACGAAGCTGATCGACGCCGTCTACCGTCAGACCGGTCATCGGGACACCGTCGAGTTTCTCGATAAGATCAAAGATATAGGTTTTACCTATGCGACCAAGGCCGGCTTGTCGATCTGTATCGACAACATGCACATCCCGAGTAAGAAAGAAGACTTTATCGGGAAGGCACAGCGCGAGGTGAATGAGATCGAAAAGCAGTATTCAGAGGGTTTGATCACCAATGGAGAGCGCTACAACAAGGTGATCGACATTTGGGCGCATGTGACGGAACAAGTTGCCAACGAGATGATGAAAGAGCTTGGTGCGGGAGGCGATCCGGGCAAGGCGGAATCGTTCAACCCCATTTTCATGATGGCGGATTCCGGCGCTCGAGGCAGCTCGCAACAGATTCGGCAGTTGGGCGGTATGCGCGGTTTGATGGCCAAGCCGTCCGGTGAAATCATCGAGACTCCGATTACCGCCAACTTCCGTGAAGGGTTGACGGTGTTGCAGTACTTCATCTCGACTCACGGCGCTCGTAAAGGTCTCGCCGACACGGCGTTGAAGACCGCGAACTCGGGTTATCTGACGCGGCGATTGGTCGATATCGCTCAAGACGTCATTATCAATGAAATCGATTGCGGTACGCGCGACGGCATTATCGTCAGCGCTCTGGTCGAAGGCGGTGAGATTATCCAACCGTTGGAGGAACGCGTCCTTGGTCGCTTGGCGGCAGAGGATATCCGCGACCCTGTCACGGGAGAAATCATCGTATCCTGGAATGAAGAGATTAATGAAGAATTGACGAAGTCGATCGTTGAAGCCGGGGTGGACCGTGTCAAGATCCGGTCCGTGCTGACCTGTCAATCACCGCGCGGTGTGTGTCGTGCCTGTTATGGCCGTGACCTGGCCCGTGGGCGTCTCGTGGAAAAAGGTGAGCCGGTCGGTGTCATCGCCGCACAGTCAATCGGCGAGCCCGGCACGCAGTTGACCATGCGGACCTTTCACATCGGCGGTACGGCCAGTAAGGTCGTCGAACAGACGGTTCTTGAGGCGAAGCATGCCGGGCGAATCAAATTCATGAGCTTCGATGCCAAAAAGAACGCGGACATTCACAACTCTGGGATCGCAGTGCGGAACAAAGAGGGCGAATGGGTCGTCATGAACCGCAATACGAAGATTGCGATCGTCGACGACAGCGGGCGGGAGCGTGAGAAATATCCCGTCGTATATGGGGCCAAGATTAAAATCAAAGACGGAGATCCGGTGGTCGTGGGTCAGAAATTGGTTGAGTGGGACCCCTACTCTCTCACGATTTTGACCGAGGTTGGTGGAAGGGTCGCCTACGGCGATATCGTCGAAGGTGTCACGATGAAAGACGAATTCGATGAAGTGACCGGCTTATCGCGCAAGGTGATCATCGAACATACCGGCCAGACTCTCCGTCCTCGTGTGTCGATCAAAGACGACAACGGCAAGACAGCGAAAGTGCCCGGCGGATCCAATGCCGTGGCGAGGTACTTGTTGCCGGTCGGAGCGCACATCTTCGTCGAGAAGGGCGCCACCGTGTATGCCGGGGACGTCCTGGCAAAGATTCCTCGTGAAACGACCAAGACGAAGGACATCACCGGCGGTCTTCCGCGTGTCGTCGAGCTCTTCGAGGCAAGGAAGCCGAAAGAACAGGCAGTCATCACTGAGATCGATGGAGAGGTTTCGTATGGCGGGTTCGTGAAAGGCCAGCGCAAAGTTCTTGTCGACAACAAGATGGGTGATGTGAAGGAATACTTTATTCCAAAGGGTAAGCACGTCAATGTCCACGAAGGTGATTGGGTGCGGGCCGGAGAGCCATTGATGGATGGATCGGCGAATCCTCATGACATCCTCGATGTGCTCGGCCCCAACGAATTGCAGAAATACCTGGTGGACGAAGTACAGGATGTCTATCGATTGCAAGGTGTTTCGATCAACGACAAACACATTGAGATTATCGTGAGACAAATGCTGCGCAAGGTGCGGGTTGAAGATCCGGGTGACACGCAATTCTTGCCGGGCAGCCAGGTCAGCAAGAGCCTGTTCGAAAAAGAAAACGAACGAGTGCTCACCAAGGATGGGAAGCCGGCTTTGGGCAAGCCTGTTTTGCTTGGGATCACCAAGGCGGCATTGACAACCGACAGCTTTATTTCGGCGGCGTCTTTCCAGGAAACCACACGAGTCCTGACGGAAGCGGCGATCAATGGGCGTGAGGATAATCTGTTGGGCCTGAAAGAAAACGTCATCGTCGGTCGATTAATTCCGGCTGGGTCCGGATTTGAAGAGTATCGCGATACGTTCGTGATCAGTGAAAAGCCTGAAACTGCAGCGGTAAGCGCCGCACCTGCGGCGGCCGCTGTGACATCTGATGCGCCTGTTCCAGCAGTGACGGGAGAGGCGACTCGGTCATAATGAGGCCGGGAAATCCCGACCACTTGACAGGATGTAGTTGCCTCATTATAATCCTGCGGCTTTGCTCTTGACGGCTGGTGGTTTTGTGTTTCTCGAGAGGGTCTAAACGCGATGCCGACGATCAATCAGCTAGTTCGAAAAGGCCGG is a genomic window containing:
- the rplL gene encoding 50S ribosomal protein L7/L12 → MKKEEKVTAVAELAEKFGRARLAILTECVGLPVNQVTELRKQLRGAKAEYRIVKNTLAARAAEGTVLAGLKAHLKGPTGVVIGYDDPVLPTKVLKDFIGAEKREEKIRMTAGVLEGKILQPAELAAVAKLPKKEVLVAMLLSAMQGPIRGVVYTLNAVLSKFVRVIAAIQDKRKGEGDMPATEGKLSQEELIKAIESMSVLDLAELVKGLETRFGVTAAAPVAMAAAPAAGGGAAAPAEEKTAFDVILASAPADKKIQVIKVVRELTSLGLKEAKDLVEGAPKPVKAGVTKEEADTMKKKLEESGAKVEVK
- the rpoB gene encoding DNA-directed RNA polymerase subunit beta translates to MSETTLQEFVERKDYSRIRTNIDIPDLIEIQKRSYEEFLQLEVEPERRKDHGLQAALASVFPIPDYNNTAVLEFSSYTLGTPKYDERECLEQGMTFAVPLKLRVRLVVFDKEDKGPRKKVLDVREQEVYVGELPLMTERGTFIVNGTERVVVSQLHRSPGASFTHDKGRTHASGKVLYSARIIPYRGSWLDFEFDARDILYVRIDRRRKMPTTILLKAFGFSSDDLLKMYYPVEEIRVSKGKMFRKLDPEIHHGLRCSAEVTDKGGKEPIVREGARLTKGMIAKLKASGVKEIPMLPTELVGRAILTELLDSKKNKLAEKNQRLTPEIVEQIVESDVEEFKVIYLDMATATPVILDTLEMEKIGSKEEAMVEIYRRLRPGETPSVDTARALFDNLFLNSKRYDLSPVGRLKLNKKLGLDLPLDQRTLTAQDIVEVIRYLVNLKIGKGEIDDIDHLGNRRVRSVGELLENQFRLGLVRMERSIKERMNLLDMETVLPHDLINAKPVVAAVKEFFSSSQLSQFMDQTNPLAEITHKRRLSALGPGGLTRERAGFEVRDVHPSHYSRICPIETPEGPNIGLITSLATYARINQFGFIEAPYRKVVKGRVTDEIEFLSAIEGDKYIIAQANSKLDGTNRLVSETVSCRHGGDFVLAAPDKIEYMDVSPKQVVSVATALVPFLEHDDANRALMGSNMQRQAVPLVTSESPLVGTGMEAVVARDSGYVIQARRAGVVESVDATRIVVRADAKDGKKGKDSGLDVYDLIKFQRSNQNTCITQTPVVRIGQPVKKGQVLGDGPAIDHGELALGKNVLVAFMPWGGYNFEDAILLSEKLVREDAFTSIHIEEFEVEARDTKLGKEDVTRDIPNVGEEALRNLDESGIIRIGAEVKPGDILVGKVTPKGETQLTPEEKLLRAIFGEKAGDVKDTSLTVPPGVEGIVVDVKIFSRKGLDKDERSKSIETDDQMKLQRDHHEELRIIDEEKTKKIRKLLLGKVVGRDLMDPESGDVILKKKGKLTAEILRRLPDDTVRHIILSDPDEQKELEDVERRAKEQIEILQTLYDEKVGRLKRGDELPPGVIKLVKVYIAMKRKIQVGDKMAGRHGNKGVVSRVLPEEDMPYLPDGTPVEIVLNPLGVPSRMNVGQILETHLGWAARALGIKVASPVFDGASEKEIKDLLKKAKLPTSGQTQLIDGKTGEQFGSPVTVGYMYVLKLHHLVDDKIHARSIGPYSLVTQQPLGGKAQFGGQRLGEMEVWALQAYGAASTLQEFLTVKSDDVPGRSRMYEAIVKGEPFLEPGLPESFNVLVKELQSLGLDVELVKTQD
- the rplK gene encoding 50S ribosomal protein L11, with translation MAKEVSAQIKLQIPAGKANPAPPVGPSLGQHGVNIMEFCKQFNAKTQKDGDSIIPVIITVYKDRTFTFVMKTPPASDLLKKAAGIIKGSGVPQKDKVGKITRQQLNEIARKKMADLNAADVEGAAKIIEGTARSMGVVIQG
- a CDS encoding 50S ribosomal protein L1, which produces MGKKMDTAIKNVEPRVYGLREAVETVKKSAFAKFDESVDLALRLGIDPKRSDQLVRGTASLPHGTGKKVRVLVFAKGEKEQEARQAGADYVGADDLMEKIKGGWMDFDCAISTPDLMASVGKLGKVLGPRGLMPNPKTGTVTFEVGKAVADIRKGRVEFKVEKAGIVHVPVGKVSFDPTKLYDNASAILESVIKAKPASCKGRYLKSATISSTMGPGVKLDTVALTKQWS
- the secE gene encoding preprotein translocase subunit SecE translates to MFKRMTESIRLFVTDVRAEMKKVSFPSRAETVGSTTVVIVFCILMSLYLSVIDSFLSWLVGKVI
- the nusG gene encoding transcription termination/antitermination protein NusG, giving the protein MTKNWYVIHTYAGFEGRVKTSLVERANQMGLVEKLGQVLVPTEDVIEIKDGKRRTSRRKFFPGYVLVELESPLGDETLQMIKETPKVTGFVGGGAVPTPLTSEEVESLLKQVDAGQAEPREQVKFIKSDNVRIIDGPFLGFNGVVDEVDQDHSRLKVMVSIFGRSTPVELGFLQVERI